The following are encoded together in the Oncorhynchus kisutch isolate 150728-3 linkage group LG8, Okis_V2, whole genome shotgun sequence genome:
- the LOC109895459 gene encoding embryonic polyadenylate-binding protein 2-B-like isoform X1 yields the protein MAEQRQDMYIEGELAGDHYMEDPEFEAIKARVHEMEEEERLRAVHYEATESQIQAAGMFYTMTHEERIDADNRSVYVGNVEYGATADELEIHFNGCGPVNRVTILCDKFSGHPKGFAYIEFHDRDSVQTAMSLDETVFRDRVIKVLPKRTNMPGISTTDRGIHRGARSRGRGFHPPRYNGYQQGRFRYNIGPARSVSPHPYGPPAGKRHWGVPEHREQGPKRHPCLLLITPPTDHSRPGHTGHMHPQQHY from the exons ATGGCGGAGCAAAGGCAAGATATGTACATAGAAGGCGAGCTCGCGGGAGATCATTACATGGAGGACCCG GAGTTTGAAGCCATCAAGGCACGGGTGCacgagatggaggaggaggagcggcTGAGAGCAGTGCATTATGAGGCAACAGAAAGCCAGATCCAGGCAG CAGGAATGTTCTATACAATGACCCATGAGGAAAGGATAGACGCTGACAACAGATCTGTCTATGTGGGGAAT GTGGAGTATGGTGCCACTGCAGATGAGTTGGAGATCCATTTCAATGGCTGTGGTCCTGTCAACAGAGTAACCATCCTTTGTGACAAATTCTCTGGCCATCCCAAGGG TTTTGCATATATTGAGTTCCATGACAGGGACTCAGTGCAGACTGCCATGAGCCTGGATGAGACGGTATTCAGAGACCGAGTCATAAAG GTATTGCCTAAAAGGACCAACATGCCAGGAATCAGCACCACGGACAGGGGGATTCACAGAGGTGCTCGATCCAGGGGACGAGGTTTCCACCCACCCAGATACAATGggtatcaacaaggcaggttccGATACAACATTGGCCCCGCCAGGTCCGTCTCACCACACCCCTACGGGCCCCCAGCTGGGAAGAGACACTGGGGGGTTCCTGAGCACCGTGAGCAGGGCCCTAAACGGCACCCATGCCTTCTCCTCATAACCCCACCCACTGACCACTCGAGGCCAGGGCACACTGGACACATGCACCCGCAGCAACACTACTGA
- the LOC109895460 gene encoding trafficking protein particle complex subunit 2-like protein isoform X1, translating into MAVCIAVIAKENYPLYIRSVPVQNELKFHYTVHTSLDVVEEKISAVGKAMADQRELYLGLLYPTEDYKVYPSHMIIVYYTPVCMFFILIENILLYRHTRYGYVTNSKVKFVIVADSSNTSLRDNEIRSMFRKLHNSFTDVMCNPFYNPGDTIQSKAFDSMVSAMMVQAS; encoded by the exons ATGGCGGTCTGTATTGCTGTCATCGCTAAAGAG AATTATCCTCTGTACATCCGAAGCGTACCCGTACAGAATGAACTGAAGTTCCACTACACTGTGCATACCTCTCTGGATGTGGTGGAGGAAAAGATTTCAGCAGTCGGCAAAGCTATGGCAGACCAGAGAGAGCTTTACCTTGGGTTGCTCTACCCAACTGAGGACTACAAAGTGTATCCTTCTCATATGATAATTGTATATTACACTCCTGTCTGCATGTTTTTTATCCTAATTGAAAATATTCTCCTTTACCGACATACCAGATATGGCTATGTGACAAACTCCAAGGTGAAGTTTGTCATTGTTGCGGACTCGTCAAACACATCTTTGCGGGACAATGAGATTAGAAGT ATGTTCAGAAAGCTACACAACTCATTTACTGATGTGATGTGCAACCCATTCTACAATCCTGGGGACACCATTCAGTCCAA GGCCTTTGACAGCATGGTGTCTGCAATGATGGTGCAAGCTAGCTGA
- the LOC109895460 gene encoding trafficking protein particle complex subunit 2-like protein isoform X2, which translates to MAVCIAVIAKENYPLYIRSVPVQNELKFHYTVHTSLDVVEEKISAVGKAMADQRELYLGLLYPTEDYKVYGYVTNSKVKFVIVADSSNTSLRDNEIRSMFRKLHNSFTDVMCNPFYNPGDTIQSKAFDSMVSAMMVQAS; encoded by the exons ATGGCGGTCTGTATTGCTGTCATCGCTAAAGAG AATTATCCTCTGTACATCCGAAGCGTACCCGTACAGAATGAACTGAAGTTCCACTACACTGTGCATACCTCTCTGGATGTGGTGGAGGAAAAGATTTCAGCAGTCGGCAAAGCTATGGCAGACCAGAGAGAGCTTTACCTTGGGTTGCTCTACCCAACTGAGGACTACAAAGT ATATGGCTATGTGACAAACTCCAAGGTGAAGTTTGTCATTGTTGCGGACTCGTCAAACACATCTTTGCGGGACAATGAGATTAGAAGT ATGTTCAGAAAGCTACACAACTCATTTACTGATGTGATGTGCAACCCATTCTACAATCCTGGGGACACCATTCAGTCCAA GGCCTTTGACAGCATGGTGTCTGCAATGATGGTGCAAGCTAGCTGA
- the LOC109895459 gene encoding embryonic polyadenylate-binding protein 2-B-like isoform X2 codes for MAEQRQDMYIEGELAGDHYMEDPEFEAIKARVHEMEEEERLRAVHYEATESQIQAGMFYTMTHEERIDADNRSVYVGNVEYGATADELEIHFNGCGPVNRVTILCDKFSGHPKGFAYIEFHDRDSVQTAMSLDETVFRDRVIKVLPKRTNMPGISTTDRGIHRGARSRGRGFHPPRYNGYQQGRFRYNIGPARSVSPHPYGPPAGKRHWGVPEHREQGPKRHPCLLLITPPTDHSRPGHTGHMHPQQHY; via the exons ATGGCGGAGCAAAGGCAAGATATGTACATAGAAGGCGAGCTCGCGGGAGATCATTACATGGAGGACCCG GAGTTTGAAGCCATCAAGGCACGGGTGCacgagatggaggaggaggagcggcTGAGAGCAGTGCATTATGAGGCAACAGAAAGCCAGATCCAGGCAG GAATGTTCTATACAATGACCCATGAGGAAAGGATAGACGCTGACAACAGATCTGTCTATGTGGGGAAT GTGGAGTATGGTGCCACTGCAGATGAGTTGGAGATCCATTTCAATGGCTGTGGTCCTGTCAACAGAGTAACCATCCTTTGTGACAAATTCTCTGGCCATCCCAAGGG TTTTGCATATATTGAGTTCCATGACAGGGACTCAGTGCAGACTGCCATGAGCCTGGATGAGACGGTATTCAGAGACCGAGTCATAAAG GTATTGCCTAAAAGGACCAACATGCCAGGAATCAGCACCACGGACAGGGGGATTCACAGAGGTGCTCGATCCAGGGGACGAGGTTTCCACCCACCCAGATACAATGggtatcaacaaggcaggttccGATACAACATTGGCCCCGCCAGGTCCGTCTCACCACACCCCTACGGGCCCCCAGCTGGGAAGAGACACTGGGGGGTTCCTGAGCACCGTGAGCAGGGCCCTAAACGGCACCCATGCCTTCTCCTCATAACCCCACCCACTGACCACTCGAGGCCAGGGCACACTGGACACATGCACCCGCAGCAACACTACTGA